The Mycolicibacterium mageritense genome contains a region encoding:
- the cydB gene encoding cytochrome d ubiquinol oxidase subunit II: MGLQELWFILLAALFLGFFVLEGFDFGVGMLMAFFGRAAKGRTGTDPEQHRRAALNTIGPVWDGNEVWLITAGGAMFAAFPEMYATVFAGLYLPLLAILCAMIVRVVAIEWRGKIDDPGWQRWADIAIAVGSWVPAILWGVAFAGLVRGLPVDADRQMHLTIGDVLNAYTLLGGLATGALFALHGAVFVALKTSGQMRTDAFGFAARLAIPATVLVAGFGLWTQLAHGKPWTWIVLAVAVVAQIAAVTRVFSRSGEGWAFAYTSVVVAAVVILLFGALFPNLVPSSMNPDWSLTIYNGSSSPYTLKIMTWAALIFAPLVIVYQGWTYWVFRKRISADRIPAPVGLSRRSD, translated from the coding sequence ATGGGATTGCAAGAACTCTGGTTCATCCTGCTGGCCGCGCTGTTTCTCGGGTTCTTCGTGCTCGAAGGATTCGACTTCGGGGTCGGCATGCTCATGGCCTTTTTCGGCCGGGCCGCTAAGGGCCGCACGGGCACCGACCCCGAACAGCACCGCCGGGCCGCACTCAACACCATCGGCCCGGTGTGGGACGGCAACGAGGTCTGGCTGATCACCGCGGGTGGTGCGATGTTCGCCGCGTTCCCCGAGATGTACGCGACGGTGTTCGCGGGGTTGTACCTACCGTTGCTGGCGATCCTGTGCGCGATGATCGTGCGCGTCGTAGCCATCGAGTGGCGCGGCAAGATCGATGATCCCGGGTGGCAGCGGTGGGCCGACATCGCAATCGCAGTGGGCTCGTGGGTGCCCGCGATTCTGTGGGGTGTGGCGTTCGCCGGATTGGTGCGCGGCCTGCCCGTCGACGCCGACCGCCAGATGCACTTGACGATCGGTGACGTGCTCAACGCATACACACTGCTCGGCGGCCTGGCCACTGGGGCGCTGTTCGCATTGCACGGCGCGGTGTTCGTAGCACTCAAGACCAGCGGCCAGATGCGGACAGACGCCTTCGGATTCGCGGCGCGATTGGCCATCCCGGCCACCGTGCTCGTCGCCGGATTCGGGCTGTGGACGCAATTGGCCCACGGCAAGCCGTGGACCTGGATCGTGCTGGCCGTCGCGGTGGTGGCGCAGATTGCGGCCGTCACGCGAGTGTTCAGCCGCAGCGGCGAAGGCTGGGCGTTCGCCTACACCTCGGTTGTGGTTGCGGCCGTGGTGATCCTGCTGTTCGGCGCCCTGTTCCCGAATCTGGTGCCGTCGTCGATGAACCCGGACTGGAGCCTCACGATCTACAACGGATCGTCCTCTCCCTACACCCTCAAGATCATGACCTGGGCGGCCCTGATCTTCGCTCCGCTGGTGATCGTGTACCAGGGCTGGACGTACTGGGTGTTCCGCAAGCGGATCTCCGCCGACCGCATCCCCGCCCCGGTCGGGCTGTCACGGCGGTCAGACTGA
- a CDS encoding cytochrome ubiquinol oxidase subunit I has translation MDALDVSRWQFGITTVYHFIFVPLTIGLAPLIAVMQTAWVVTGNTSWYRLTKFFGKLFLINFAIGVATGIVQEFQFGMNWSEYSRFVGDIFGAPLAMEGLAAFFFESTFIGLWIFGWTRLPRLVHLACIWIVAIAVNMSAFFIISANSFMQHPVGARFNPDTGRAELTSIVALFTNNTAIAAFTHAVAGAFLTAGVFVACVSAWWMVRTQRAGAGAATDPTGDAVTMYRPATILGCLVTLVAAVGLFFTGDAQGKLMFQQQPMKMASAESLCHSETDPSFSVLTVGTHNNCDSVTHLIEVPYVLPFLAEGKFTGVHLDGVKDLQDQYEQKFGPGDYRPNLFVTYWSFRAMIGFLAVPGLFALAALWLTRGGRIPNQRWFSWFALLTIPTPFLANSAGWVFTEMGRQPWVVVPNPTGDQDIRLTVAQGVSGHSTGMVVLSLVTFTLLYAVLAVIWSWLLRRYIVEGPLEHDSEPAPPAPPGSDEVAPLSFAY, from the coding sequence ATGGACGCTTTGGATGTGTCACGGTGGCAGTTCGGGATCACCACCGTCTACCACTTCATATTTGTCCCGCTGACCATCGGGTTGGCGCCGCTGATCGCGGTCATGCAGACCGCATGGGTGGTCACGGGAAACACCAGCTGGTACCGGCTCACAAAGTTCTTCGGGAAGCTCTTCCTGATCAACTTCGCGATCGGCGTCGCCACCGGAATCGTGCAGGAGTTCCAGTTCGGCATGAACTGGAGCGAATACTCACGATTCGTCGGCGACATCTTCGGCGCGCCGCTGGCCATGGAGGGCCTGGCCGCGTTCTTCTTCGAGTCCACCTTCATCGGCCTGTGGATCTTCGGCTGGACGCGGCTACCGCGGCTGGTGCACCTGGCGTGCATCTGGATCGTCGCGATCGCGGTGAACATGTCGGCGTTCTTCATCATCTCGGCCAACTCGTTCATGCAGCATCCGGTCGGCGCCCGGTTCAACCCCGATACCGGACGTGCCGAGCTCACCAGCATCGTCGCGTTGTTCACCAATAACACTGCCATCGCGGCGTTTACCCACGCCGTGGCGGGCGCCTTCCTCACCGCCGGGGTGTTCGTGGCATGTGTGAGCGCGTGGTGGATGGTCCGGACGCAACGGGCCGGTGCTGGTGCCGCCACCGACCCGACAGGCGACGCCGTGACCATGTACCGGCCGGCGACCATCCTCGGCTGCCTGGTGACACTCGTGGCGGCAGTCGGCCTCTTCTTCACGGGCGATGCCCAGGGCAAGCTGATGTTCCAGCAGCAGCCCATGAAGATGGCATCGGCGGAGTCCTTGTGCCACAGCGAAACCGATCCGTCGTTCTCGGTCCTCACCGTCGGCACCCACAACAACTGCGACAGTGTCACGCACCTGATCGAGGTGCCATACGTGCTGCCGTTCCTGGCCGAGGGCAAGTTCACCGGCGTGCATCTGGACGGCGTGAAGGATCTGCAGGACCAGTACGAGCAGAAGTTCGGCCCGGGCGACTACCGGCCCAACCTGTTCGTGACGTACTGGTCGTTCCGCGCGATGATCGGATTCCTCGCCGTGCCTGGGCTGTTCGCGCTCGCTGCCCTGTGGCTCACCCGTGGCGGGCGGATTCCCAACCAGCGCTGGTTCTCCTGGTTCGCGTTGTTGACCATCCCCACACCGTTCCTGGCCAACAGTGCAGGCTGGGTCTTCACCGAGATGGGACGCCAACCCTGGGTGGTCGTCCCGAACCCGACCGGCGACCAGGACATTCGATTGACCGTGGCACAAGGCGTCTCGGGCCACTCGACCGGCATGGTGGTGCTGTCGCTGGTGACCTTCACGTTGCTCTACGCCGTCCTCGCGGTGATCTGGTCCTGGCTGCTGCGCCGCTACATCGTCGAAGGCCCACTCGAGCACGACTCCGAACCCGCACCGCCGGCACCGCCTGGTTCCGACGAAGTGGCGCCACTGTCGTTCGCGTACTGA
- a CDS encoding HdeD family acid-resistance protein, translated as METTAVPSVLPHLWKATLASGILALILGVLVLVWPGITILVAAIFFGAYLLVTGIWQVVLAFSLRSTVGGRVLLFISGAAAVILAILCFISLENSIQLLAIWIGVGFIFRGVATAMSAIGDPSLPGRIWEIILGVISVIAGIIMFVAPVDGLAAIALMTGILLIVLGVIDIVTAFGIRSDAKKLSAALSPRAE; from the coding sequence ATGGAAACCACTGCTGTACCAAGCGTGTTGCCGCATCTGTGGAAGGCCACTCTGGCCTCGGGAATCCTCGCGCTCATTCTCGGCGTGTTGGTTCTGGTGTGGCCGGGGATCACCATCCTGGTCGCAGCGATCTTCTTCGGCGCCTACCTGCTCGTCACCGGCATCTGGCAGGTGGTGCTGGCGTTCAGTTTGCGTTCCACCGTCGGCGGCCGGGTGCTGCTGTTCATCAGCGGCGCGGCCGCGGTGATCCTGGCCATCCTGTGCTTCATCAGCCTGGAGAATTCGATCCAGCTGCTGGCCATCTGGATCGGCGTCGGCTTCATCTTCCGCGGTGTGGCGACCGCGATGTCGGCCATCGGCGATCCGTCACTGCCAGGTCGGATCTGGGAGATCATCCTCGGTGTCATCAGTGTGATCGCGGGCATCATCATGTTCGTCGCCCCGGTCGACGGTCTGGCCGCGATCGCGCTCATGACCGGCATCCTGCTGATCGTGCTCGGCGTGATCGACATCGTCACGGCCTTCGGGATCCGCAGCGACGCCAAGAAGCTCAGCGCCGCGCTGTCACCACGAGCGGAGTAG
- a CDS encoding ABC transporter substrate-binding protein: MAVNVSDLKQAAGDATQREEEATVNAGCHIRRGRLWRVVGVLAATSALALSGCASNTEGGGGGGGGETKTTTAATAEKVDAIANTVPEPIKSSGKLIIGTDPSYPPNEFKDPAGKIIGFDVDLMNAIAATLGLTPEYRASLFDKIIPSVQGGNYNVGMSSFTDSKKREEQVDFVTYFKAGSAWAQKVGAGINPDDACGKKIAVQTATVQDTEEMPARSKKCTDAGKPAINVVKFDDQTAATSAVMLGQADAMSADSPVTAYAIKQSDGKLEAAGEIFDSAPYGWAVQKGSPLAQSLQQALQHLIDSGAYKQVAANWGAENGMIDKPVINGAVS; the protein is encoded by the coding sequence ATGGCCGTTAACGTCTCCGACTTGAAACAGGCGGCAGGCGACGCGACACAGAGAGAAGAAGAGGCAACCGTGAACGCTGGATGTCATATCCGTCGAGGCAGGCTTTGGCGCGTGGTGGGGGTGCTCGCGGCTACGAGCGCACTCGCACTGTCGGGGTGCGCGAGCAACACCGAGGGCGGGGGCGGCGGAGGTGGCGGGGAGACCAAGACCACCACCGCGGCGACGGCCGAGAAGGTCGACGCGATCGCCAACACGGTGCCCGAGCCCATCAAGTCGAGCGGCAAGCTCATCATCGGGACCGACCCGTCGTATCCGCCGAACGAATTCAAGGATCCCGCGGGCAAGATCATCGGCTTCGACGTCGACTTGATGAACGCCATCGCCGCAACGCTCGGCCTGACCCCCGAATACCGGGCGTCGTTGTTCGACAAGATCATCCCGTCCGTGCAGGGCGGCAACTACAACGTCGGCATGTCGTCGTTCACCGACTCGAAGAAGCGTGAAGAGCAGGTCGACTTCGTGACGTACTTCAAGGCCGGTTCGGCATGGGCGCAGAAGGTCGGTGCGGGCATCAATCCGGACGATGCGTGTGGCAAGAAGATTGCGGTGCAGACCGCCACCGTGCAGGACACCGAGGAGATGCCTGCCCGTAGCAAGAAGTGCACCGACGCGGGTAAGCCCGCGATCAATGTCGTGAAGTTCGACGACCAGACCGCGGCCACCAGTGCCGTGATGCTCGGCCAGGCCGACGCCATGTCGGCGGATTCACCGGTGACCGCCTACGCGATCAAGCAGAGTGACGGAAAGCTCGAGGCGGCCGGAGAGATCTTCGATTCCGCGCCGTACGGCTGGGCCGTGCAGAAGGGTTCGCCGCTCGCGCAGTCACTGCAGCAGGCCCTCCAACACCTCATCGACAGCGGTGCCTACAAGCAGGTGGCCGCGAACTGGGGTGCCGAGAACGGGATGATCGACAAGCCGGTCATCAACGGAGCGGTCAGCTGA
- a CDS encoding amino acid ABC transporter permease translates to MTDASPSPTIDAVPLKHPWRWVAAGVIIVLLGLFLWGAATNDAYGWETYAKYLFDQRISEAAWNTLQLTIYSMVLALVLGVLLAVMRLSPNPVLKAVSWTYLWIFRGTPIYVQLVLWGLVPVIYKNIQLGVPFGPTLFEFSLSDPNVFLLAVLGLGLNEAAYMAEIIRAGINSVPEGQTEASVALGMSWGLTMRRTVLPQAMRVIIPPTGNEFISMLKTTSLVTAVPYSFELYGRSKDIGVALFQPVPLLLVASTWYLAITSVLMIGQYYLERHYARGASRKLTSKQLEALAKAQMGEPHP, encoded by the coding sequence ATGACTGATGCATCGCCGTCACCCACTATCGACGCTGTCCCACTGAAGCATCCGTGGCGGTGGGTGGCGGCGGGCGTCATCATCGTCCTGCTGGGGCTGTTCCTCTGGGGCGCCGCCACCAACGACGCGTACGGATGGGAGACCTACGCCAAGTACCTCTTCGACCAACGCATCTCGGAAGCCGCGTGGAACACACTGCAATTGACCATCTATTCGATGGTTCTCGCGCTTGTGCTCGGCGTGTTGCTCGCGGTGATGCGGTTGTCGCCGAACCCGGTGCTCAAGGCCGTGTCCTGGACGTATCTGTGGATCTTCCGCGGAACACCGATCTACGTGCAGTTGGTGCTCTGGGGACTCGTTCCGGTGATCTACAAGAACATTCAGCTCGGCGTGCCGTTCGGCCCGACGCTGTTCGAGTTCAGCCTGTCCGATCCGAACGTATTCCTGCTGGCCGTCCTCGGTCTGGGGCTCAACGAAGCGGCCTACATGGCCGAGATCATCCGGGCAGGCATCAACTCGGTGCCCGAGGGGCAGACCGAAGCGTCTGTGGCCCTCGGCATGTCGTGGGGTCTTACCATGCGGCGCACCGTTCTGCCGCAGGCCATGCGCGTCATCATCCCGCCCACGGGTAACGAGTTCATCAGCATGCTCAAGACCACGTCGCTGGTCACCGCGGTGCCGTACAGCTTCGAGTTGTACGGTCGCTCAAAGGATATCGGCGTCGCGCTGTTCCAGCCGGTGCCGTTGCTCCTGGTGGCCTCCACCTGGTACCTGGCCATCACCAGCGTCCTGATGATCGGGCAGTACTACCTCGAGCGACACTATGCGCGCGGCGCGTCCCGCAAGTTGACGTCCAAGCAGCTCGAGGCGTTGGCGAAAGCACAGATGGGGGAGCCGCATCCATGA
- a CDS encoding amino acid ABC transporter ATP-binding protein, producing MTAMVKAESVCKNFGALHVLKGVTLEIDRGEVLCMVGPSGSGKSTFLRCINHLEQINAGRLYVDGELVGYRERGGKLHELRPKDAAKQRREVGMVFQHFNLFPHRTALENIIEAPIQVKKVKKSEAVSRAKDLLDQVGLAAKADAYPAQLSGGQQQRVAIARALAMSPKLMLFDEPTSALDPELVGEVLAVMKKLAGEGMTMVVVTHEMGFAREVADKLVFMDGGVIVESGNPREVMANPKHERTKAFLSKVM from the coding sequence ATGACCGCCATGGTGAAGGCCGAAAGCGTCTGCAAGAACTTCGGCGCCCTGCACGTCCTCAAAGGGGTCACGCTCGAGATCGATCGCGGCGAGGTGCTGTGCATGGTCGGCCCCTCCGGCTCGGGCAAGTCGACATTCCTGCGCTGCATCAACCATCTTGAGCAGATCAACGCCGGCCGGCTCTACGTCGACGGCGAGCTCGTGGGTTACCGCGAACGCGGCGGCAAGCTGCACGAGCTGCGTCCCAAGGACGCCGCCAAGCAGCGCCGCGAAGTGGGCATGGTGTTCCAGCACTTCAACCTGTTCCCGCACCGCACCGCGCTCGAGAACATCATCGAGGCACCCATTCAGGTCAAGAAAGTCAAGAAGTCCGAAGCGGTGAGCCGGGCCAAGGATCTGCTCGACCAGGTCGGCCTGGCGGCCAAGGCCGATGCCTACCCGGCGCAGCTATCGGGGGGACAACAGCAGCGTGTGGCAATCGCCAGGGCGCTGGCGATGAGTCCCAAGCTGATGTTGTTCGACGAACCCACCTCGGCCCTCGACCCCGAGCTCGTCGGTGAGGTGCTGGCCGTCATGAAGAAGCTCGCCGGTGAGGGCATGACCATGGTGGTGGTCACCCACGAGATGGGGTTCGCCCGTGAGGTCGCCGACAAACTGGTGTTCATGGACGGCGGTGTCATCGTGGAGAGCGGTAATCCACGTGAGGTCATGGCCAACCCGAAACACGAACGCACGAAAGCGTTTTTGTCCAAGGTGATGTAG
- a CDS encoding sulfurtransferase, whose product MSERSQVFVTAAELSRLIAAGEPVTLLDVRWTLAEPDGHEAYLGGHLPGAVYVSLDDELSDHSVTGRGRHPLPSGRNVEAAARRWGVREGVPVVVYDDWNRAGSARAWWVLTAAGVGDVRILDGGLTAWTAVGGALQQGPVTPVPGDVRVHHDDLYRGGRRVMTADEAASWGGVLVDARAPERFRGEVEPVDPVAGHIPGAVNIPSTRILAADGTLLPAPELRAVLAEAGATGDTEVGAYCGSGVTAALAVAGLAAAGVDATLFPGSWSEWASDPTRQVVRG is encoded by the coding sequence GTGTCAGAACGGTCGCAGGTATTCGTCACAGCAGCAGAACTCAGCCGCCTGATCGCGGCGGGGGAGCCGGTCACCCTCCTCGACGTGCGCTGGACGCTGGCCGAACCCGACGGCCATGAGGCCTATCTCGGCGGGCACTTGCCGGGCGCGGTGTACGTGTCACTCGACGACGAGCTCAGCGATCACTCGGTGACCGGGCGCGGCAGGCACCCGTTGCCGAGCGGGCGGAACGTCGAGGCGGCAGCGCGACGCTGGGGCGTGCGCGAAGGCGTTCCGGTGGTGGTGTACGACGACTGGAACCGGGCCGGTTCGGCGCGTGCCTGGTGGGTGCTCACCGCCGCGGGTGTCGGCGACGTTCGCATTCTCGACGGCGGCTTGACGGCGTGGACGGCGGTCGGTGGCGCCCTGCAGCAGGGGCCCGTCACCCCGGTTCCCGGGGATGTACGGGTTCACCACGACGACCTGTACCGCGGCGGCCGCCGCGTGATGACGGCCGACGAGGCCGCGTCCTGGGGTGGGGTTCTCGTGGACGCCCGGGCGCCGGAACGCTTCCGTGGTGAGGTCGAACCGGTTGATCCCGTCGCCGGTCACATTCCCGGCGCGGTCAACATCCCGAGCACCCGGATCCTCGCGGCCGACGGCACATTGCTGCCCGCCCCCGAACTGCGGGCGGTACTGGCCGAAGCGGGCGCGACGGGTGACACCGAGGTGGGTGCGTACTGCGGTTCGGGTGTCACGGCCGCGCTCGCGGTCGCAGGCCTGGCCGCGGCGGGTGTCGACGCCACCCTGTTCCCCGGATCATGGTCGGAATGGGCGTCCGATCCGACCCGGCAAGTGGTGCGCGGATAA
- the macS gene encoding MacS family sensor histidine kinase has protein sequence MQRGPDPVAPLWRAAQAFRLLSCIYAAGFQIAVNDDLDRPLLASALFGVLIVWSVACGVAYLQGFGRRPGWVITEIVVVIALMLSTDLVASDQWVADNQSWPTTLWATNATISAALQFGPIGGMAAGVAVMAAAAVLKGYVSVNLGRNATIVIEVAVGLAVGMAALTARRAHAELEKAARLAAALEERERLSRQVHDGVIQVLALVSRRGREIGGETAQLAELAGEQERRLRRLVSAGDADLGTATATDIGVLLRRRASDRVSVSLPGDPVLLPEATARELFAAVENALDNVAAHAGADAHAFVLLEDLGDSVTVSIRDDGVGIPAGRLAEAARQGRMGVSKSIVGRMDWLGGQASLHTEVGGGTEWELTVPRPAGVERSGDERG, from the coding sequence ATGCAGCGCGGCCCCGATCCGGTTGCACCGCTGTGGCGGGCGGCCCAAGCCTTCCGGCTGCTCAGTTGCATCTACGCCGCGGGTTTTCAGATCGCGGTGAACGACGATCTGGACCGGCCCTTGCTCGCCTCGGCGTTGTTCGGCGTGTTGATCGTCTGGAGCGTCGCGTGTGGGGTGGCCTACCTGCAGGGGTTCGGCAGGCGACCGGGTTGGGTGATCACGGAGATCGTCGTGGTGATCGCGCTCATGTTGTCCACCGACCTGGTGGCCTCCGATCAATGGGTGGCCGACAACCAGTCCTGGCCGACGACGCTGTGGGCCACCAACGCCACCATCTCGGCTGCTCTGCAGTTCGGCCCGATCGGTGGGATGGCTGCGGGGGTTGCGGTGATGGCGGCCGCAGCCGTGCTGAAGGGCTACGTGAGCGTCAACCTCGGCCGCAATGCGACGATTGTCATCGAAGTAGCGGTCGGACTCGCGGTTGGCATGGCCGCACTCACAGCTCGGCGCGCGCACGCCGAGTTGGAGAAGGCCGCACGGCTCGCGGCCGCGCTCGAGGAACGCGAGCGGTTGTCGCGGCAGGTCCACGACGGCGTGATCCAGGTGTTGGCGTTGGTGTCGCGCCGGGGACGGGAAATCGGTGGTGAAACCGCACAATTGGCCGAGCTCGCCGGCGAGCAGGAACGCCGGCTGCGGCGGCTGGTGAGCGCGGGCGACGCCGACCTTGGCACCGCGACGGCGACCGATATCGGTGTCCTCTTGCGTCGCAGGGCCTCCGATCGGGTTTCGGTGAGCCTGCCCGGCGATCCCGTGCTGTTGCCGGAGGCCACGGCCCGCGAACTGTTCGCCGCCGTCGAGAATGCGCTCGACAACGTGGCCGCTCATGCCGGCGCTGATGCGCACGCCTTTGTGTTGCTCGAGGATCTCGGCGACTCGGTGACGGTGAGCATCCGCGACGACGGGGTCGGCATCCCAGCGGGCAGACTCGCCGAGGCAGCCCGGCAGGGCCGCATGGGGGTATCGAAATCGATTGTGGGACGGATGGATTGGCTCGGCGGTCAGGCCAGTCTGCACACCGAGGTGGGAGGTGGCACCGAGTGGGAGCTGACGGTGCCCCGGCCTGCGGGAGTCGAGAGGAGCGGTGATGAGCGAGGCTGA
- a CDS encoding response regulator produces the protein MSEAELKVMVVDDHPIWRDAVARDLAADGFSVVATADGVAAARRRAAVVLPDVVVMDMRLADGSGAEATAEVLAVSPSSRVLVLSASDERDDVLEAVKAGATGYLVKSASKEELGAAVRATAEGRAVFTPGLAGLVLGEYRRIAQRPDNGPGTPSLTERETEVLRYVAKGLTAKQIATRLSLSHRTVENHVQATFRKLQVANRVELARYAIEHGLDE, from the coding sequence ATGAGCGAGGCTGAGTTGAAGGTGATGGTGGTCGATGACCATCCCATCTGGCGCGATGCTGTGGCACGGGATTTGGCGGCGGACGGATTTTCCGTGGTGGCCACCGCCGACGGGGTCGCCGCGGCACGGCGCCGCGCGGCGGTGGTGCTGCCCGACGTCGTGGTGATGGACATGCGGTTGGCGGACGGCAGCGGGGCCGAGGCGACCGCCGAGGTGCTGGCGGTGTCGCCGTCATCGCGGGTTCTCGTGCTTTCGGCATCCGACGAGCGCGACGATGTGCTGGAGGCCGTGAAGGCCGGCGCCACGGGATACCTGGTGAAGAGCGCGTCGAAGGAGGAGCTCGGGGCCGCGGTCCGCGCGACAGCCGAAGGGCGCGCGGTGTTCACGCCTGGTCTGGCGGGGCTGGTGCTCGGAGAGTACCGGCGGATCGCGCAGCGCCCGGACAACGGACCAGGCACCCCGAGCCTCACCGAACGGGAAACCGAGGTGTTGCGATATGTTGCGAAAGGGTTGACCGCCAAGCAGATTGCCACGCGGCTCTCGTTGAGTCACCGCACTGTGGAGAACCACGTGCAGGCGACGTTCCGCAAACTGCAGGTGGCCAATCGGGTCGAATTGGCCAGATACGCGATCGAACACGGCCTGGACGAGTAG
- a CDS encoding DUF2339 domain-containing protein has protein sequence MTEPHRAVISRLSADFAAISAYMSRVSADLVELDRLLAHQPQPQPQYWAAPFPYPVAAPQYAVPQAPVHRPPVPPPAAPARPPVTERSENWIGNVLAVAGVAVTLIGVVLLLVLAAQAGILRPEFRVAAGGVLAASLVGAAVWLNRRPGGRVGAIALAATGVAAAYIDIIAVTTVYQWVPAPVGLALAAVIGGGGLMLARRWDAESLGLLVLVPLLILAPVVTDGVTLLLVGFMLALSAASLPVQFGKDWIWLHAARTAAASVPLLIALTAAAFDTRDDLRLALACALAAVLALTGGLLLVRRTARPAATAVLAAIGVVPLLCVSACVDRLLAALMIAALAAALLGIVAIGDRLPGVTVAVRRVWSALSAVAALIAVVVAFDGAVAGPVLLAMAAVVAFAGRGNLVARWSAMSFAAVGAAFYLDAAPPRALARAVELSTGASVSVLISSVLVVAATVAIAWSWTPVLAGNTLRVWWSVAAAVAGYAVTTFAVTAGVLVGGTGGGFFGGHMAATICWIAVAAGLFAFAARRPKAQRSLPIGGGLVLVIAAMAKLFLFDLGTLDGIFRVVVFIVVGLVLLGMGAGYARLLTQQDQHDELPV, from the coding sequence ATGACCGAACCGCATCGTGCCGTCATCAGCCGGTTGTCCGCCGACTTCGCCGCGATTTCGGCGTACATGTCGCGGGTCTCCGCCGACCTGGTGGAACTCGATCGCCTGCTCGCACACCAGCCCCAGCCGCAGCCCCAGTATTGGGCTGCACCGTTCCCGTACCCGGTCGCCGCACCGCAGTACGCCGTGCCGCAGGCGCCGGTGCACCGGCCGCCAGTGCCACCCCCAGCTGCTCCGGCCCGGCCGCCCGTGACCGAGCGCTCAGAGAATTGGATCGGCAACGTGCTGGCGGTCGCGGGCGTGGCGGTCACCCTCATCGGCGTGGTGCTGCTGCTGGTGCTGGCCGCGCAGGCCGGGATCCTGCGGCCCGAGTTCCGGGTGGCGGCGGGCGGCGTGCTGGCTGCGTCCTTGGTGGGGGCTGCGGTCTGGCTGAACCGCAGGCCGGGTGGGCGGGTCGGGGCGATCGCGCTGGCCGCCACCGGTGTGGCCGCGGCCTACATCGACATCATCGCGGTCACCACCGTCTACCAGTGGGTGCCGGCACCAGTGGGGTTGGCGCTCGCGGCCGTGATCGGCGGCGGGGGCCTCATGCTGGCGCGCCGGTGGGACGCGGAGAGCCTCGGGTTGTTGGTGCTCGTGCCGCTGCTGATCCTGGCACCTGTGGTGACCGATGGCGTCACGTTGCTGTTGGTCGGATTCATGCTCGCGCTGTCCGCGGCGTCGTTGCCTGTGCAGTTCGGCAAGGACTGGATCTGGCTGCACGCCGCACGGACCGCGGCCGCCAGCGTTCCGCTGTTGATCGCGCTGACCGCGGCGGCGTTCGACACCCGCGACGATCTGCGGCTGGCCCTGGCGTGTGCGCTGGCGGCGGTACTGGCGCTCACCGGAGGGCTGCTGCTGGTGCGGCGGACCGCACGTCCGGCCGCCACAGCGGTGCTGGCCGCGATCGGCGTGGTTCCGCTGTTGTGTGTGTCAGCCTGCGTCGACCGGTTGTTGGCCGCGCTGATGATTGCCGCGCTCGCCGCCGCGCTGCTCGGCATCGTGGCCATCGGCGATCGGCTGCCGGGAGTGACCGTGGCGGTCCGGCGGGTGTGGTCGGCGCTCTCGGCAGTCGCAGCGCTGATCGCGGTGGTCGTTGCGTTCGACGGTGCGGTAGCCGGACCGGTACTGCTCGCGATGGCAGCTGTGGTTGCCTTCGCGGGCCGCGGAAATCTCGTCGCCCGGTGGAGCGCAATGAGTTTCGCAGCGGTCGGCGCAGCGTTCTACCTGGATGCCGCACCGCCGCGTGCGCTCGCCCGCGCGGTCGAACTCTCCACCGGGGCATCGGTTTCGGTGTTGATCAGTAGCGTCCTGGTGGTCGCCGCGACGGTGGCGATCGCGTGGTCGTGGACTCCGGTCTTGGCCGGGAACACCCTGCGGGTGTGGTGGTCGGTGGCTGCGGCGGTGGCCGGCTACGCGGTGACCACGTTTGCGGTGACGGCGGGCGTGCTCGTCGGCGGGACCGGCGGTGGCTTCTTCGGCGGCCATATGGCAGCAACGATCTGCTGGATCGCCGTGGCAGCCGGATTGTTCGCGTTTGCCGCGCGTCGGCCGAAGGCCCAGCGATCGCTGCCGATCGGGGGCGGACTCGTGCTGGTGATCGCGGCGATGGCCAAGCTGTTCCTGTTCGACCTGGGCACGCTCGACGGCATCTTCCGGGTGGTGGTCTTCATCGTCGTGGGCCTGGTGCTGCTCGGTATGGGGGCGGGGTACGCGCGGCTGCTGACACAGCAGGACCAGCATGACGAGCTGCCTGTGTGA